The Ananas comosus cultivar F153 linkage group 7, ASM154086v1, whole genome shotgun sequence genome has a window encoding:
- the LOC109712792 gene encoding zinc transporter 10-like, which yields MTHAASQTTGGELRRHGGGRGGVPRRRGGVAAEAGNDGGDNGGCDGGRGDPAGAGRKRRCLLSTESGFFALAKAFALAKAFAAGVILDTGFVHMLDDAEAGLTDPCLPRFPWRCFPFSVLQVQAPRPAAAAAETDVAAEDDEERSIITAAPKPPVDGDEDEGSAKEGDAVHIVGLRAHVVAHGHSHHHHARAHGHAHAHAHAHGDGDGDEGQVSSHVHHVIVSQVLDLKSKPPY from the exons ATGACGCACGCCGCCTCCCAGACCACGGGCGGGGAGCTGCGGCGGcacggcggaggaagaggaggggtgCCGCGACGACGTGGCGGCGTTGCGGCTGAAGCTGGCAACGATGGTGGCGATAATGGTGGCTGCGATGGTGGGCGTGGCGATCCCGCTGGCGCGGGACGGAAACGGCGGTGCCTCCTGAGCACGGAGAGCGGCTTCTTCGCCCTCGCCAAGGCCTTCGCCCTCGCCAAGGCCTTCGCCGCGGGAGTCATCCTCGACACGGGCTTCGTCCACATGCTCGACGACGCCGAGGCCGGGCTCACCGACCCCTGCCTCCCCCGCTTCCCCTGGCGCTGCTTCCCTTTCTCCG TTCTACAAGTGCAAGCACcgcgccccgccgccgccgccgccgagacCGACGTCGCGGCGGAGGATGATGAGGAGCGCTCTATCATCACGGCGGCGCCGAAGCCACCCGTGGACGGGGACGAGGACGAGGGCTCCGCCAAGGAGGGCGACGCGGTGCACATCGTCGGATTGCGCGCGCACGTAGTGGCGCACGGCCACAGCCACCACCACCATGCCCGCGCCCACGGCCACGCGCACGCGCACGCGCACGCGCACGGGGACGGGGACGGGGACGAGGGCCAGGTCTCCTCGCACGTGCACCACGTCATCGTCTCCCAGGTGCTCGATCTAAAGTCTAAACCACCCTATTAG